A stretch of the Orcinus orca chromosome 1, mOrcOrc1.1, whole genome shotgun sequence genome encodes the following:
- the LOC101282327 gene encoding 40S ribosomal protein S4, X isoform-like — MACGPKKHLKRVAAPKHWMLDKLTGVFAPRPSTGPHNLRECLPLVIFLRNRLKYALTGDEVKKICMQRFVKIDGKVRTDITYPAGFMDVISIDKTGENFRLIYDTKGRFAVHRITPEEAKYKLCKVRKVFMGTKGIPHLVTHDARTIRYPDTLIKVNDTIQIDLETGKITDFIKFDTGNLCMVTGGANLGRIGVITNRERHPGSFDAVHVKDANGNSFATQLSNIFVIGKGNKPWISLPRGKGIRLTIAEERDKRLAAKQSSG; from the coding sequence ATGGCTTGTGGTCCCAAGAAGCACCTGAAGCGCGTAGCAGCTCCAAAGCATTGGATGCTGGATAAACTGACTGGTGTGTTTGCTCCTCGTCCATCTACCGGTCCCCACAATCTGAGGGAATGTCTCCCTCTAGTTATTTTCCTAAGGAACAGACTTAAATATGCCCTAACAGGAGATGAAGTAAAGAAGATCTGCATGCAGCGTTTCGTTAAGATTGATGGCAAGGTCCGCACTGATATAACCTACCCTGCTGGTTTTATGGATGTCATCAGCATTGACAAGACTGGAGAGAATTTTCGTCTGATCTATGACACCAAGGGTCGCTTTGCTGTTCATCGTATTACACCTGAGGAGGCCAAGTATAAGTTATGCAAAGTGAGAAAGGTCTTTATGGGGACAAAAGGAATCCCTCATCTGGTGACCCATGATGCTCGCACCATCCGCTACCCTGATACCCTCATCAAGGTGAATGACACCATTCAGATTGATTTGGAGACTGGCAAGATTACTGATTTCATCAAATTTGACACTGGTAACCTGTGCATGGTGACTGGAGGTGCTAACCTGGGAAGAATTGGTGTGATCACTAACCGGGAGAGACATCCTGGTTCTTTTGATGCAGTTCATGTGAAAGATGCCAACGGCAATAGCTTTGCCACGCAGCTCTCCAACATTTTTGTTATTGGCAAAGGCAACAAACCATGGATCTCTCTTCCTCGTGGAAAGGGTATCCGCCTTACCATTGCTGAGGAGAGAGACAAGAGACTGGCAGCCAAACAGAGCAGTGGATAA